A single region of the Anaerostipes rhamnosivorans genome encodes:
- the metK gene encoding methionine adenosyltransferase, translating into MEKILFTSESVTEGHPDKVCDQISDAILDELLKQDPMSRVACETCTTTGLVMVMGEITTNAYVDIQKVVRQTLTDIGYTRAKYGFDASTCGVITAIDEQSKDIALGVDKALEAKESDMSDEELDAIGAGDQGMMFGFATNETEEYMPYPISLAHKLSKRLTQVRKEGILPYLRPDGKTQVSVEYDENGKPLRLEAVVLSAQHDPEVEQDQIHEDVKREIFDKVLPAEMVDEHTKFFINPTGRFVIGGPQGDAGLTGRKIIVDTYGGYARHGGGAFSGKDCTKVDRSAAYAARYVAKNIVAAGLADKCEIQLSYAIGVAHPTSINVDTFGTGKISSEALVELIRKNFDLRPAGIIKMLDLRRPIYRQTSNYGHFGRNDLDLPWERLDKVDILKEQAQ; encoded by the coding sequence ATGGAAAAAATACTATTCACATCAGAATCTGTCACTGAAGGACATCCGGACAAGGTCTGCGACCAGATTTCAGATGCCATTTTAGATGAACTTTTAAAACAAGACCCGATGAGCCGGGTAGCGTGTGAAACCTGTACCACCACAGGGCTTGTGATGGTTATGGGTGAGATCACGACCAACGCTTACGTGGACATTCAAAAGGTTGTGCGCCAGACACTTACAGATATCGGTTATACAAGGGCAAAGTACGGGTTTGATGCCAGCACCTGTGGTGTTATCACTGCCATTGATGAACAGTCCAAGGATATTGCGCTCGGTGTGGACAAGGCATTGGAGGCAAAAGAATCTGACATGTCAGATGAAGAACTGGATGCCATTGGGGCAGGAGATCAGGGAATGATGTTCGGTTTTGCCACAAATGAGACTGAAGAATACATGCCGTATCCAATTTCCCTTGCCCATAAGCTGTCAAAGCGGCTTACGCAGGTGCGTAAAGAAGGGATACTTCCTTATTTAAGACCGGACGGTAAGACCCAGGTCAGCGTGGAATACGATGAGAACGGAAAACCGCTCCGCCTGGAGGCAGTTGTACTGTCCGCGCAGCATGATCCTGAAGTGGAACAAGACCAGATTCATGAGGACGTCAAGAGAGAGATTTTTGATAAGGTGCTGCCGGCAGAGATGGTAGACGAACATACGAAGTTCTTCATCAATCCTACCGGACGTTTTGTCATAGGAGGCCCTCAGGGAGACGCGGGGCTTACAGGAAGAAAGATCATCGTGGATACTTACGGTGGATATGCAAGGCACGGCGGGGGAGCGTTCTCCGGCAAGGACTGTACAAAGGTAGACCGGTCTGCAGCATATGCGGCGCGTTATGTGGCAAAAAATATCGTGGCTGCCGGGCTGGCAGATAAGTGTGAGATCCAGCTGTCCTATGCCATCGGAGTGGCACACCCTACTTCCATCAATGTGGATACTTTCGGAACAGGAAAAATATCAAGCGAAGCTCTTGTGGAGCTGATCAGAAAGAACTTCGACTTAAGACCGGCAGGAATCATCAAGATGCTCGATCTGAGAAGACCGATCTACCGTCAGACATCCAACTATGGACATTTCGGAAGAAACGATCTGGATCTTCCGTGGGAACGCCTGGACAAGGTCGATATATTGAAAGAACAAGCTCAATAA
- a CDS encoding UDP-N-acetylglucosamine 1-carboxyvinyltransferase: MEQYIIKGGNPLVGEVVIGGAKNAALPILAAAVMTDGTCAIENMPDVRDTNVLLQAMEGIGATVKRSGKHEVVISGSGMNADCDVDNEYIRKIRASYYLIGALLGKYKRARVALPGGCEIGSRPIDQHIKGFKALGARIEIENGMITATADELIGCHIYMDVVSVGATINVMMAAALAKGNTTIENVAKEPHVVDVANFLNSMGASIRGAGTDVIKIKGVEKLGNCEYSIIPDQIEAGTFMTAAVATKGDITIKNVIPKHLEAISAKLEEIGAQVDEFDDAVRVVATKRLDSTQIKTLPYPGFPTDMQPQMAVSLALSNGTSIVSESIFENRFRYVDELTKMGARIQVDGRTAIITGVNLFTGADVSAPDLRAGAALVIAGLAADGYTTVSDIGYIYRGYEGFEKKIQNLGGDIKLVNDEKEIARFKLRIV, encoded by the coding sequence ATGGAACAATATATCATTAAAGGCGGAAACCCACTGGTAGGAGAAGTTGTTATCGGAGGCGCGAAGAATGCTGCCCTGCCTATCTTAGCAGCAGCAGTTATGACGGATGGAACGTGTGCTATTGAAAATATGCCGGACGTTAGGGATACAAATGTTTTGCTCCAGGCGATGGAAGGCATCGGAGCAACAGTAAAAAGATCAGGAAAACATGAAGTGGTGATCAGCGGAAGCGGCATGAATGCGGATTGCGATGTAGATAACGAATATATCAGAAAGATCAGAGCATCTTACTATCTGATCGGTGCTCTTTTAGGAAAGTATAAAAGGGCGAGAGTAGCTCTCCCAGGAGGCTGTGAGATAGGCAGCAGGCCCATTGACCAGCATATCAAGGGCTTTAAGGCGTTAGGCGCCAGGATTGAGATTGAAAATGGTATGATCACGGCCACTGCAGATGAACTGATCGGCTGCCACATTTATATGGATGTGGTATCTGTCGGTGCGACCATTAATGTTATGATGGCGGCAGCTTTGGCTAAGGGCAATACAACGATTGAAAATGTGGCAAAAGAGCCGCATGTTGTTGACGTTGCCAATTTTCTGAACAGTATGGGTGCCAGCATCCGCGGAGCAGGTACGGATGTGATTAAGATCAAGGGTGTGGAGAAACTCGGAAACTGTGAGTATTCCATTATTCCGGACCAGATCGAGGCGGGAACATTCATGACAGCGGCTGTTGCCACAAAAGGTGACATCACGATCAAAAATGTCATTCCCAAGCATCTGGAAGCCATCAGCGCAAAACTCGAAGAGATCGGAGCGCAGGTGGATGAATTTGATGACGCAGTCAGAGTCGTAGCCACCAAACGGCTGGATTCAACCCAGATTAAGACCCTGCCTTATCCAGGATTCCCGACAGATATGCAGCCTCAGATGGCCGTGTCATTAGCTCTGTCTAACGGGACCAGTATTGTTTCAGAGAGTATTTTTGAAAACCGTTTCCGCTATGTGGATGAGCTGACCAAGATGGGAGCCAGGATCCAGGTGGACGGAAGAACAGCCATCATCACCGGAGTTAATCTATTTACCGGTGCAGATGTTTCAGCACCCGATCTGCGTGCAGGGGCAGCCCTGGTCATTGCGGGTCTTGCGGCTGACGGATACACTACAGTCAGCGATATCGGCTATATTTACCGTGGATATGAAGGTTTTGAGAAGAAGATCCAGAACCTCGGCGGAGATATCAAACTGGTGAACGATGAGAAGGAAATCGCCAGATTTAAGCTGCGTATCGTATAA
- a CDS encoding AraC family transcriptional regulator, giving the protein MEWIKRLNQAVSYIEEHLSEEIDYEELAKIACCSTYHFQRMFSYIADVPLSEYIRRRRMSMAAADLSGGKEKVVDIALKYGYDSPTAFNRAFQSIHHVAPSAARKSGIILKSYPPISFQITIKGDVEMNYRIETKESFRIIGVSAPMDKDVEKNFQIVPGLWTKAAADGTVQKLVSKIGKEPQGILGVSACVGSLEDWKYLIAVSSEDPLEEGWDEYTVPAATWAIFKGKGSMPGSIQQLEKRIGTEWLPNSGYEFGEAPDIELYLNADPENAEYEVWVPVKKKSE; this is encoded by the coding sequence ATGGAGTGGATTAAGAGACTGAACCAGGCGGTATCCTATATTGAGGAGCATTTATCGGAGGAGATAGACTATGAGGAACTTGCTAAGATCGCATGTTGTTCCACCTATCACTTTCAGAGAATGTTTTCCTACATTGCAGACGTGCCGCTTTCAGAGTATATCCGCAGGAGGCGGATGTCCATGGCAGCGGCGGATTTAAGCGGCGGAAAAGAAAAAGTCGTGGATATAGCCTTAAAGTACGGCTATGACTCACCCACAGCTTTTAACCGGGCGTTTCAGAGTATTCATCACGTTGCGCCTTCGGCGGCGAGAAAAAGCGGAATTATCTTAAAATCCTATCCTCCTATCAGTTTTCAGATCACAATAAAAGGAGATGTAGAGATGAATTACAGAATTGAGACAAAAGAAAGCTTTCGTATTATCGGAGTGTCAGCGCCGATGGACAAAGATGTGGAAAAAAACTTTCAGATAGTGCCGGGGCTGTGGACAAAAGCTGCGGCAGACGGAACCGTACAGAAACTGGTCTCCAAGATCGGAAAAGAACCGCAGGGGATCCTAGGGGTCAGCGCATGTGTGGGCAGCCTGGAGGATTGGAAATATCTCATAGCGGTTTCCAGTGAGGATCCGTTGGAAGAGGGATGGGACGAGTACACGGTGCCTGCAGCCACATGGGCTATATTTAAAGGGAAGGGCAGTATGCCAGGATCTATCCAGCAGCTGGAAAAAAGGATCGGCACTGAGTGGCTTCCCAACTCTGGATATGAATTCGGAGAGGCGCCTGACATTGAATTGTATCTGAACGCAGACCCTGAAAATGCAGAGTATGAGGTCTGGGTACCGGTAAAAAAGAAAAGTGAATAA
- a CDS encoding N-acetylmuramoyl-L-alanine amidase: MKKAVISVGHSILKNGMCTSASGVVNEYQYNKKLAPLVKDYLEKNGWTVDVIVCPEKKFASKTEEKSYKLPLINQGGYDLAVELHLNASDGAGHGAEVYYKTETGKAYAQRVQKKLATVFRDRGAKKDDHLYFLNGTKPAAILVESFFCDNKSDCECGKDIKKVAQLIADGIAGK, encoded by the coding sequence ATGAAAAAAGCAGTGATTTCAGTGGGACACAGTATCTTAAAAAACGGCATGTGTACATCGGCCAGCGGCGTTGTCAATGAGTACCAGTACAACAAAAAGCTTGCACCTCTTGTGAAAGATTATCTGGAAAAGAACGGATGGACTGTAGATGTGATCGTATGTCCAGAAAAGAAATTTGCATCAAAGACAGAAGAGAAGTCTTATAAACTGCCATTGATCAATCAAGGTGGATATGACCTGGCAGTGGAACTGCATTTAAACGCCAGCGACGGGGCCGGACACGGTGCGGAAGTCTACTATAAGACAGAGACGGGGAAGGCATATGCGCAGAGAGTGCAGAAGAAACTGGCCACGGTGTTCCGGGACAGAGGCGCCAAAAAGGACGACCATCTGTATTTTCTGAATGGTACAAAACCGGCTGCTATCCTTGTGGAAAGCTTTTTCTGCGACAATAAGTCTGATTGTGAATGTGGAAAAGATATAAAAAAAGTGGCACAATTAATTGCGGACGGTATCGCCGGAAAATGA
- the recR gene encoding recombination mediator RecR, which produces MDYYSSQITKLIEELGKLPGIGPKSAGRLAFHIINMPHDQVKHLSESILDAKENVHYCRECCTLTDQDICPICSSSKRDHSTIMVVESTRDLMAYEKTGKYEGIYHVLHGAISPMLGIGPSDIRLKELMARLQGDVKELIIATNSSLEGETTAMYISKLVKPTGIKVSKIASGVPVGGDLEYIDEVTLLRALEGRTEL; this is translated from the coding sequence ATGGATTATTACAGCAGTCAGATCACAAAATTGATTGAGGAACTGGGGAAGCTTCCGGGTATCGGACCTAAATCGGCCGGGAGGCTTGCTTTCCACATTATTAATATGCCGCATGACCAGGTGAAACATTTGTCTGAGAGTATTTTAGATGCTAAGGAAAATGTTCATTACTGCAGAGAATGCTGCACCCTGACAGATCAGGACATCTGTCCTATCTGTTCCAGCAGCAAGCGGGATCACAGTACGATCATGGTAGTGGAGAGTACAAGGGATCTGATGGCCTATGAAAAAACAGGAAAATATGAGGGTATTTACCACGTTCTGCACGGAGCCATTTCTCCGATGCTTGGAATCGGGCCTTCAGACATCCGGCTGAAAGAACTGATGGCCAGACTTCAGGGGGATGTAAAAGAGCTGATTATTGCTACCAACTCAAGCCTTGAAGGAGAGACCACGGCAATGTATATAAGCAAGCTTGTGAAGCCGACCGGCATCAAAGTAAGCAAAATTGCCAGCGGAGTACCAGTGGGCGGAGATTTGGAATATATTGATGAGGTTACCCTTCTTCGGGCACTGGAAGGAAGAACTGAATTATGA
- a CDS encoding flavin reductase family protein gives MSKISWKPGNMIYPLPAVMVSCGLEGEPDNIITVAWTGTICTNPPMTYISLRPERHSYHIIEKSGEFVINLTTKELARATDFCGVRSGRDLDKFKEMGLTKEYGHLSHAPCIKESPVNIECRVEEISPLGSHHMFTARVVNIMVDDNYMEENGRFALEKTNPLIYSHGGYFETGKQIGTFGYSVKKKKRKNRNDKPKRK, from the coding sequence ATGTCAAAGATATCTTGGAAGCCGGGCAACATGATCTATCCGCTGCCTGCAGTTATGGTAAGCTGCGGATTGGAAGGAGAGCCGGACAACATCATCACTGTGGCATGGACTGGAACCATCTGCACGAACCCGCCGATGACCTATATTTCTCTGAGACCAGAGAGGCACTCCTACCACATAATTGAAAAAAGCGGTGAGTTTGTCATCAACCTGACAACCAAAGAGCTCGCCAGGGCCACAGACTTCTGTGGTGTGCGTTCTGGAAGAGATCTGGATAAGTTTAAAGAAATGGGCCTCACAAAGGAATATGGTCATCTTTCACATGCACCCTGCATAAAAGAAAGCCCGGTGAATATTGAGTGCCGGGTTGAGGAGATTTCTCCCCTAGGATCTCATCATATGTTTACGGCGCGTGTGGTTAATATCATGGTGGACGATAATTATATGGAAGAAAACGGACGGTTTGCCCTTGAAAAAACCAATCCTCTGATCTATTCCCATGGAGGATATTTTGAGACGGGAAAACAGATCGGAACTTTTGGATACTCCGTGAAGAAGAAAAAAAGGAAGAATAGAAATGATAAGCCAAAAAGGAAATAA
- the ade gene encoding adenine deaminase, producing MTYDLVFKNGTIVDVKKKTCFQADLAVSDGKIAAVGDFTGEKEIDCTAKVLCPGFIDAHVHIESSMAAPCEFANAILPHGTTTVIADPHEMVNVSGNEAVRYLLGATENLPVSVYVMLPSSIPSTPFETNGADFTSKDMETWIGHPRVLGLGEVMCYPDVLAGSKEIMDKIALCKDKVIDGHAPGLTGEDLRRYIEAGVMTDHECTSFAEAEEKWKAGMKILIREGSAARNVEAIVTGLVEKGLSTEEFLFCTDDKHLDTIEQEGHISFNVKKSIRLGLKPEEAIAMATWNTAQTYGLQNIGCLEKGYDADIVALDSLEDFNVLQVYKKGVSSQEMLSEGKEADTDYGAMLHTVNVKPFQKNQLLLRTQGKVPVIGLVPGQIITKYLMEQVPSENGLFQPDSVYSKLCVFERHRGTGNITAAPLKGYGITGGAIATSVAHDSHNIIAAGDSDEDIIKAVEIIQDMQGGYALVRNGEEAGRLPLPIAGLMSTWPAKRIQERIDAMVQTARMMNISEDCDPFITLSFMALPVIPELRLTDKGLVDVSNYQIIKDKGE from the coding sequence ATGACATACGATCTGGTATTTAAAAATGGAACAATTGTAGACGTCAAAAAAAAGACTTGCTTTCAGGCAGATCTGGCCGTATCAGATGGGAAGATCGCCGCAGTCGGGGATTTCACCGGAGAAAAGGAGATCGACTGCACGGCAAAAGTGCTATGCCCGGGATTTATCGATGCCCATGTGCACATAGAGTCCAGCATGGCGGCACCGTGTGAGTTTGCCAATGCAATCCTTCCCCACGGGACGACAACCGTGATCGCAGATCCACATGAGATGGTCAATGTCAGCGGAAATGAAGCTGTGAGATATCTTCTGGGTGCCACCGAAAATCTTCCCGTTTCGGTCTATGTGATGCTTCCGTCATCAATTCCTTCCACTCCGTTTGAAACTAATGGGGCAGATTTCACGTCTAAAGATATGGAGACGTGGATTGGACATCCAAGAGTGCTCGGCCTGGGAGAGGTCATGTGTTATCCGGATGTCCTGGCTGGAAGTAAGGAGATCATGGATAAGATCGCTCTCTGTAAGGATAAGGTCATAGACGGCCATGCACCGGGACTGACAGGTGAAGATCTGAGAAGGTATATAGAAGCGGGAGTCATGACAGACCACGAATGTACATCATTTGCGGAGGCAGAAGAAAAATGGAAAGCCGGCATGAAGATTCTGATCAGAGAGGGCAGTGCGGCCAGAAATGTGGAGGCCATTGTGACGGGCTTGGTTGAAAAAGGTCTCAGCACAGAAGAATTCCTCTTTTGTACGGACGACAAGCATCTGGACACCATTGAGCAGGAAGGCCATATCAGCTTTAATGTGAAGAAAAGCATCCGGCTGGGCCTGAAGCCAGAGGAGGCCATAGCTATGGCAACCTGGAATACTGCACAGACCTACGGACTCCAAAACATCGGATGCCTGGAAAAGGGGTATGACGCTGATATCGTCGCATTAGATTCCCTGGAGGATTTCAACGTTCTCCAGGTCTATAAAAAAGGTGTCTCTTCACAGGAGATGCTTTCAGAGGGGAAAGAAGCGGATACGGATTACGGGGCCATGCTTCACACAGTGAATGTAAAGCCGTTTCAAAAGAATCAGCTTTTGCTGCGCACACAGGGGAAGGTACCTGTCATAGGGCTGGTACCGGGACAGATTATTACAAAGTATCTGATGGAACAGGTTCCGTCAGAGAATGGGCTGTTTCAGCCAGATTCTGTGTATTCTAAGCTGTGCGTGTTTGAACGCCACCGGGGAACCGGGAATATTACAGCTGCACCGTTAAAAGGATACGGTATCACTGGAGGAGCCATTGCCACCTCGGTAGCCCACGACTCGCACAATATCATAGCGGCGGGAGACAGTGATGAGGATATCATCAAAGCAGTGGAAATCATTCAGGATATGCAGGGGGGCTATGCGCTGGTGAGAAATGGTGAAGAGGCGGGAAGGCTTCCGCTTCCCATTGCAGGACTTATGAGCACATGGCCGGCAAAAAGAATACAGGAGCGGATTGACGCTATGGTACAGACAGCAAGAATGATGAACATATCAGAGGATTGTGATCCGTTTATTACACTGTCCTTTATGGCGCTTCCGGTGATTCCGGAACTCCGCCTTACGGACAAAGGGTTAGTCGATGTAAGTAACTATCAGATCATAAAGGACAAAGGAGAATAG
- a CDS encoding HIT family protein, with protein MKKQDCIFCKIISGEIPSATIYENSKFKVIMDIAPANKGHVLILPKEHFDNIYDIDTATAGQLFELAALVARALKTVLDCDGMNILQNNGTVAGQTVFHFHMHIIPRYEGDTVSMGWKELSYGDGEMEQLREAIRKEL; from the coding sequence ATGAAGAAACAGGATTGTATATTTTGCAAGATCATAAGCGGGGAAATACCCTCAGCCACAATTTATGAGAACTCGAAGTTTAAGGTGATCATGGATATTGCTCCGGCCAACAAGGGGCATGTGCTGATCCTGCCAAAAGAACATTTTGATAATATCTACGATATAGACACTGCAACTGCCGGGCAGCTGTTTGAACTTGCAGCTTTGGTGGCAAGGGCGTTAAAGACAGTGCTTGACTGTGACGGAATGAATATTCTACAGAACAATGGAACTGTGGCAGGCCAGACTGTTTTCCATTTTCATATGCATATCATCCCGAGATATGAAGGGGATACCGTGAGTATGGGATGGAAAGAACTCAGCTATGGGGACGGAGAGATGGAACAGCTCAGGGAAGCAATCAGGAAAGAACTCTAG
- a CDS encoding polysaccharide deacetylase family protein — protein sequence MSRRRRTRRRWNKAGIAVWIALAVVIAAGGLWFIRSGKTNYTSVNDGIGEMTAKANEGLMDKGTGEELKESLYVPRKIDKAKKLIAFSFDDGPARENTDRIVKALDKNDARATFFMLGQNAKLYPELVKEVMDSGNEVAGHSWNHPQLTRIGASGVQLQMEKMNGAISKVTGSDVGLLRPPYGAINDTVKATVDAPLILWSIDTLDWKTLNTNATVNTILKQAKDGDIVLMHDIHKPSVAAVEKVLPQLKAKGFEVCTVSELLEAKGIKIGKGDVVISANQINKYKK from the coding sequence ATGAGCAGAAGAAGGAGAACAAGAAGGAGATGGAATAAAGCCGGAATCGCTGTATGGATTGCTTTGGCAGTAGTAATCGCTGCGGGAGGCCTCTGGTTTATCCGCTCTGGAAAGACAAATTACACAAGTGTAAATGACGGAATCGGGGAGATGACAGCTAAGGCTAATGAAGGCCTGATGGATAAGGGTACAGGAGAAGAATTAAAAGAATCTCTGTATGTGCCTAGAAAAATTGACAAGGCGAAAAAGCTGATCGCTTTTTCTTTCGATGACGGACCGGCCAGGGAAAACACAGACAGGATCGTTAAAGCTTTGGATAAAAACGATGCCAGGGCAACTTTCTTCATGCTGGGGCAGAATGCAAAGCTATACCCAGAACTGGTGAAAGAAGTCATGGATTCCGGAAATGAAGTGGCAGGACATTCATGGAACCATCCTCAGCTTACGAGGATCGGAGCTTCTGGGGTTCAGCTCCAGATGGAGAAGATGAACGGCGCCATTTCTAAGGTGACTGGATCCGATGTGGGACTGCTACGGCCACCGTATGGTGCCATCAACGATACTGTTAAGGCAACGGTAGACGCGCCTTTGATCTTGTGGAGCATTGACACATTGGATTGGAAAACTTTGAATACCAATGCCACAGTCAACACGATCTTAAAACAGGCCAAGGACGGGGATATTGTCCTGATGCATGATATTCATAAACCTTCTGTGGCGGCAGTGGAAAAGGTCCTGCCTCAGTTAAAAGCGAAAGGATTTGAAGTGTGCACAGTATCTGAACTGCTGGAGGCAAAAGGGATCAAGATAGGCAAGGGAGACGTAGTCATCAGCGCGAACCAGATCAACAAATATAAAAAATAG
- a CDS encoding phosphate-starvation-inducible PsiE family protein encodes MRQYLKNEVFKISKWIEFYLSALITIAVIGGGVWMIKDLIAILSGNPESDAIYQFVLNVFNLVICVEFIKMLCKHTASTLVEVLMFAIARQMIAQHTSPMENLLCIFSIAVLFIIRKYFLDRLEDIDKTVFLPNQKIAKVNELVHVNIPEEYKGESIGEAVLKGIDLENEEVTCGHCYYFPGGALRVSKVVAGQVKEVEVIRSRNVNIMPNL; translated from the coding sequence GTGCGACAATACCTGAAAAACGAAGTGTTTAAGATATCCAAATGGATAGAGTTTTATTTATCAGCCCTGATTACCATTGCGGTTATCGGCGGCGGAGTGTGGATGATCAAGGATCTGATCGCCATTTTATCAGGCAATCCAGAGTCTGATGCGATTTATCAGTTTGTACTCAATGTGTTTAACCTTGTGATCTGCGTGGAGTTCATCAAGATGCTGTGTAAGCACACGGCTTCTACACTGGTGGAGGTCCTGATGTTCGCCATAGCCAGACAGATGATTGCACAGCACACAAGTCCGATGGAAAACCTGCTCTGTATTTTTTCTATAGCGGTTCTCTTTATTATAAGGAAGTATTTCCTGGACCGTCTTGAGGATATTGACAAGACCGTATTTTTGCCGAATCAGAAGATTGCAAAGGTGAATGAACTGGTACATGTGAATATTCCGGAGGAATATAAGGGTGAGTCAATCGGAGAAGCGGTGCTCAAGGGCATTGATCTGGAAAATGAAGAAGTAACATGTGGGCATTGCTATTATTTCCCTGGCGGAGCGCTCCGCGTATCCAAAGTTGTCGCAGGACAGGTGAAGGAAGTGGAAGTTATCCGCAGCAGAAATGTAAACATTATGCCGAACTTATGA
- a CDS encoding DUF4231 domain-containing protein, with protein MRSASSFGRDSILHMAVAVLSGLATIVGGFLALGKYHENWISRRRCVELLKAEGNKYINHVVPYNVKNRDNLFVLNMENIVLNENKTWTKGENGPQEEQREKKEDTE; from the coding sequence ATGCGTTCGGCGAGCTCATTTGGAAGGGACAGTATCCTGCATATGGCCGTGGCCGTGCTCTCAGGTCTGGCAACCATCGTGGGAGGTTTCCTCGCACTGGGAAAGTACCATGAAAACTGGATCAGCCGCAGAAGGTGTGTGGAGCTTCTGAAAGCAGAGGGAAACAAATACATAAACCATGTAGTCCCTTACAATGTAAAGAACCGGGATAACTTGTTTGTCCTGAACATGGAGAACATTGTCCTGAATGAGAACAAGACATGGACCAAAGGAGAGAACGGTCCGCAGGAGGAACAGAGAGAAAAAAAGGAGGATACAGAATGA
- a CDS encoding ribonucleotide-diphosphate reductase subunit beta, translated as MAELMKRPLFNPQGDTDVLKRRMINGNTTNLNDFNHMKYTWVSSWYRQAMNNFWIPEEINLGSDMKDYKQLPAPERRAYDKILSFLIFLDSIQTANLPNVSGYITANEVNLCLSIQTFQEAVHSQSYSYMLDTICEPQERDHVLYQWKEDPYLLERNQFIGDLYNEFQEYKNAESFVKTLIANYILEGIYFYSGFMFFYNLGRNHRMPGSVQEIRYINRDENTHLWLFKNILLELKKEEPSLFDDGHIKVYRQMIKKGCEQEIRWGHYVIGNDIKGLSKEMVTEYIQYLGNLRCQNLGFAPVYPGREKEPESMSWVSQFSNANMIKTDFFEAKSTAYAKSTALIDDL; from the coding sequence ATGGCAGAACTTATGAAAAGACCTTTGTTTAATCCCCAGGGGGACACCGACGTTTTAAAACGCCGGATGATCAACGGCAATACAACCAATCTGAATGATTTCAACCATATGAAGTATACATGGGTCAGCAGCTGGTACCGCCAGGCCATGAATAATTTCTGGATCCCTGAGGAAATCAACCTGGGATCTGACATGAAGGATTATAAACAGCTTCCGGCACCGGAACGCCGTGCCTATGACAAAATCCTATCGTTCCTCATTTTTTTAGACAGTATCCAGACCGCCAACCTTCCCAACGTCAGCGGATATATCACCGCCAATGAGGTAAACCTATGTTTATCTATCCAGACATTTCAGGAGGCCGTGCACAGCCAGAGTTACAGCTATATGCTGGATACAATCTGTGAACCTCAGGAGAGGGATCATGTCCTGTACCAATGGAAGGAGGATCCTTACCTGCTTGAGAGAAACCAGTTTATCGGAGATCTTTATAATGAATTTCAGGAATATAAAAATGCTGAGTCCTTTGTCAAGACATTGATCGCCAACTATATCCTGGAAGGAATTTATTTTTACAGCGGCTTTATGTTTTTTTATAACCTGGGAAGGAACCACCGCATGCCTGGTTCAGTGCAGGAAATCCGGTATATCAACCGGGATGAGAACACCCATTTATGGCTGTTTAAAAATATCCTGCTGGAACTGAAAAAAGAAGAGCCCTCTTTATTTGACGACGGCCATATAAAGGTTTACCGCCAAATGATCAAAAAGGGCTGTGAGCAGGAAATCCGCTGGGGTCACTATGTGATCGGCAATGACATTAAGGGGCTCTCAAAAGAAATGGTGACAGAATATATTCAGTATCTTGGAAACTTAAGGTGCCAGAATCTCGGCTTTGCTCCTGTTTATCCAGGCAGGGAAAAAGAACCGGAATCTATGTCCTGGGTGAGCCAGTTTTCCAATGCCAACATGATTAAGACCGACTTTTTTGAGGCAAAGAGTACCGCATATGCAAAAAGCACCGCTTTGATCGATGACCTTTAA
- a CDS encoding shikimate kinase, with product MISQKGNNYILIGMPGAGKSTIGVLLAKSLGAEFIDTDLVIQQKTGKLLKDIISEEGNETFKQIEEDVNASVEAENSVIAPGGSAIYSQRAMDHFKQIGTVIYLQLKFDTVAERLGDLADRGVVLDNGQTLCDLYHERIPLYEKYADITVDTDDLKIGEALEKVLENLI from the coding sequence ATGATAAGCCAAAAAGGAAATAACTACATTTTAATCGGGATGCCGGGGGCTGGCAAAAGCACGATCGGGGTTTTGCTGGCTAAGTCATTAGGGGCTGAATTTATTGATACAGACCTGGTCATCCAGCAGAAGACAGGAAAGCTCCTGAAGGATATTATCAGTGAGGAAGGAAATGAGACATTCAAACAGATCGAGGAGGATGTCAATGCGTCAGTTGAAGCTGAGAACTCCGTGATCGCCCCCGGGGGAAGCGCCATCTACAGCCAAAGAGCGATGGATCACTTTAAGCAGATCGGTACCGTCATTTACCTGCAACTGAAGTTTGACACAGTGGCTGAGCGGCTCGGCGATCTGGCAGACAGGGGTGTAGTGCTGGACAACGGCCAGACCCTTTGTGATTTATACCATGAAAGAATACCTCTCTATGAAAAATATGCAGACATTACGGTTGATACCGATGATTTAAAGATTGGGGAAGCCTTAGAAAAAGTGTTGGAAAACTTAATATAG